In one window of Fictibacillus phosphorivorans DNA:
- the thiW gene encoding energy coupling factor transporter S component ThiW → MSVQKLTLMAMLVAIGTICSHLFYIPAGVAKAFPVQHAINVMAGVMLGPIPAVIVAFSIGLLRNLFGIGSLLAFPGGMIGAFLAGYLYQKGRKYTFALIGEWVGTGIIGAIIAVPIASIFLASKTGAFFFITPFLVSSLVGGVIGWGVLRILHKNAAAKNWLGSNEEKSL, encoded by the coding sequence ATTTCTGTACAAAAACTTACTCTAATGGCTATGTTGGTCGCGATCGGGACAATCTGTTCCCATTTGTTTTATATTCCTGCTGGAGTAGCAAAAGCGTTTCCTGTTCAGCATGCGATCAACGTGATGGCTGGTGTGATGCTCGGACCCATCCCCGCGGTAATCGTCGCATTTAGTATCGGCTTGCTGCGTAACTTATTTGGAATCGGCTCACTGCTAGCGTTTCCAGGAGGAATGATTGGTGCATTTTTAGCGGGTTACCTTTATCAAAAAGGAAGAAAATATACGTTCGCACTAATAGGAGAATGGGTTGGGACTGGAATCATAGGAGCTATTATAGCGGTGCCGATTGCTTCTATTTTCTTAGCATCAAAAACCGGTGCATTCTTTTTTATCACTCCTTTTTTGGTCAGTTCACTGGTGGGTGGAGTGATTGGATGGGGTGTTCTCCGTATTCTTCATAAAAATGCTGCAGCAAAAAACTGGCTAGGATCAAACGAAGAAAAATCTCTATGA
- a CDS encoding winged helix-turn-helix domain-containing protein yields the protein MPETFIVTEPEQAAALLHPVRSELISLLKEPRSATELSKRMNDSAQKINYHLKALEKVGLVVRAGTRNVRNLVEVLYVSAGRSFLLSDSLGLSADTVKKLQDQTALAHVLSLTEKIKRDAISLMEQSEDEEIPSAVMEMELALSDMDHRNAFLQEYADMLTTLIQKHHRPNKENARVYHVSMAMYPKPEGGGQRE from the coding sequence ATGCCAGAGACGTTTATTGTTACAGAACCAGAACAAGCAGCTGCACTTTTACATCCTGTAAGATCTGAACTCATAAGTTTGTTAAAAGAGCCGCGTTCTGCGACGGAGCTATCAAAAAGAATGAACGATTCCGCTCAAAAAATTAATTATCATCTTAAAGCACTGGAAAAAGTGGGACTTGTGGTACGCGCAGGTACAAGGAATGTTCGAAACCTTGTAGAAGTTCTATATGTAAGTGCCGGCCGATCTTTTTTATTGTCAGATTCACTAGGTCTATCTGCTGACACCGTCAAAAAGCTTCAGGATCAAACCGCTCTTGCTCATGTGTTATCACTTACAGAGAAGATCAAGCGAGATGCGATTTCTTTAATGGAGCAATCGGAGGATGAAGAGATACCAAGCGCTGTAATGGAAATGGAACTTGCCCTTTCTGACATGGATCACCGCAATGCTTTTTTGCAGGAATATGCAGATATGCTCACCACTCTCATACAAAAACACCACAGACCGAACAAAGAGAATGCAAGAGTGTATCACGTTTCGATGGCGATGTACCCAAAACCTGAAGGAGGCGGCCAACGTGAATAA